In one window of Cydia fagiglandana chromosome 1, ilCydFagi1.1, whole genome shotgun sequence DNA:
- the LOC134663483 gene encoding uncharacterized protein LOC134663483, whose translation MRLSGASSRMAAHATSRVFLLALMVLCREGVSSLELLELRVPAHVPLGTRPSLSCRWQLGPTDVLYSVKWYKDGKEFFRHVPKDTEPRRKFPLPGVDVERSSTNGANVTLFPAILETGGRYRCEVSGERPLFPTVSDHSDMTVVALPNHGPTITGSKLRYQIGDRVQVNCTSGRSRPATRLAWYVNGEPAPPAALQPPVHETHPDGLETTSLELDFKVKPKHFRRGDLKLKCLATIATVYWRSNEESVQGERMKGYARSRELSEGASRADRVQAAGKHGAAPRALPALPLPALLPALALLLAHAAANPTMRLNT comes from the exons AGGGCGTGTCGAGCCTAGAGCTGCTGGAGCTGCGCGTGCCGGCGCACGTGCCGCTGGGCACGCGCCCGTCGCTCTCCTGTCGCTGGCAGCTCGGGCCCACCGACGTGCTGTACTCCGTCAAGTGGTACAAGGACGGCAAGGAGTTCTTCCGACACGTGCCCAAGGACACAGAGCCGCGCAGGAAATTCCCGCTGCCTGGCGTCGATGTCGAG AGATCGAGTACAAATGGGGCTAACGTAACGCTCTTCCCGGCGATCCTGGAGACAGGCGGGCGTTACCGCTGCGAAGTGTCCGGCGAGCGGCCGTTGTTCCCCACGGTGTCCGACCACTCGGACATGACCGTCGTAG CTCTTCCGAACCACGGGCCCACAATCACAGGGTCCAAGCTTCGGTATCAGATCGGCGACCGAGTGCAG GTGAACTGCACGTCGGGTCGGTCGCGGCCGGCGACGCGGCTGGCATGGTACGTGAACGGCgagcccgcgccgcccgccgcgctgCAGCCGCCGGTGCACGAGACGCATCCCGACGGGCTCGAGACCACCAGCCTCGAGCTCGACTTCAAGGTCAAGCCAAAGCACTTCAGAAGAGGGGATTTGAAACTTAAG tGTCTGGCAACGATAGCGACAGTGTACTGGCGCAGCAACGAAGAGAGCGTGCAGGGCGAGCGCATGAAGGGGTATGCGCGCTCGCGCGAGCTCAGCGAGGGCGCGTCGCGCGCCGACCGCGTGCAGGCGGCGGGCAAGcacggcgccgcgccgcgcgcgctgCCCGCGCTGCCCCTGCCCGCCCTACTGCCTGCGCTCGCGCTGCTACTCGCGCACGCCGCCGCGAACCCCACTATGCGATTAAACACTTAA